In a single window of the Campylobacter hyointestinalis subsp. lawsonii genome:
- a CDS encoding CinA family protein codes for MKHIILIVGEELQINKPFLDYVFRKYENYVGELGMISYAGGGDKELPFYIENISKNYECITIIANDSNFYTLSKILATLSIDTIELKEDTLIPSRAINYAKNSFLLTLNTASINLIKATPTKELPSFLQNTKQDSKFFHILGVDKESAKILLEPLSTTYNVNISLTELLPGLTYAKVSANRYGQIDGFLESVSNLFTGKMINEKDIVVFVAKKLIQKNLKITFAESCTSGLCAAKLGSVSGVSSVFDGSVVTYANSIKHSWIDVSDEVLQNFGAVSDECVRQMVLGAIKLCSCDFAIAISGIAGPDGGSEQKPVGTVYIAVTNKNGEIYTQRLSLNGDRDYIREQSALHAYALLLRSYPSLLE; via the coding sequence ATGAAACATATCATCTTAATAGTCGGGGAAGAATTGCAGATAAATAAGCCGTTTTTAGACTACGTTTTTCGCAAATATGAAAACTATGTTGGTGAGCTAGGTATGATATCATACGCTGGCGGTGGCGATAAAGAGCTCCCATTTTACATAGAAAATATTTCTAAAAATTACGAATGCATAACAATCATAGCAAATGACAGCAACTTTTATACATTAAGCAAAATCCTAGCAACTCTTAGCATAGATACTATAGAGCTAAAAGAAGATACTCTCATCCCATCACGTGCTATAAATTACGCCAAAAATAGCTTTTTGCTCACTTTAAACACAGCTTCTATAAATCTCATAAAAGCTACACCTACAAAAGAGCTTCCTAGTTTTTTACAAAACACCAAACAAGACTCGAAGTTTTTTCATATACTAGGTGTCGATAAAGAAAGTGCGAAGATACTCTTAGAGCCATTATCTACCACTTACAACGTAAATATCAGTCTTACCGAGCTTTTACCCGGTCTTACTTATGCTAAAGTAAGTGCAAACAGATACGGACAGATAGACGGATTTTTAGAAAGTGTTTCAAATTTATTTACCGGTAAAATGATAAACGAAAAAGATATAGTTGTATTTGTAGCAAAAAAACTCATACAAAAGAACTTAAAAATAACATTTGCAGAGTCTTGCACCTCTGGACTTTGCGCTGCTAAACTTGGATCTGTGAGCGGAGTAAGCTCTGTGTTTGATGGCTCAGTAGTAACATACGCAAATAGCATAAAACATAGCTGGATAGATGTAAGCGATGAAGTTTTGCAAAACTTTGGTGCAGTAAGTGATGAATGCGTAAGACAGATGGTCTTAGGAGCCATAAAGCTTTGTAGCTGCGATTTTGCTATAGCTATCAGCGGTATAGCAGGACCTGATGGCGGAAGTGAGCAAAAGCCAGTAGGAACCGTATATATCGCAGTGACGAACAAAAACGGAGAAATTTATACTCAAAGACTAAGCTTAAATGGCGATAGAGACTACATCAGAGAGCAAAGCGCCTTGCACGCTTACGCTCTACTTTTAAGGAGTTATCCAAGCTTGCTTGAGTAA